From the Motacilla alba alba isolate MOTALB_02 chromosome Z, Motacilla_alba_V1.0_pri, whole genome shotgun sequence genome, one window contains:
- the SIGMAR1 gene encoding sigma non-opioid intracellular receptor 1, whose product MRAGGWAPCACSTPRSPSRYWADISDTVISGTFRQWKEGTTRSEIYYPGDTIVHQAGEATSVQWSAGTWMVEYGRGFIPSTLAFALADTLFSTQDFVTLFYTLRVYAKGLLLEANAFFSTFGC is encoded by the exons ATGCGGGCGGGTGGATGGGCTCCATGTGCCTGCTCCACGCCTCGCTCACCGA GTCGCTACTGGGCAGATATTTCTGACACCGTCATCTCGGGGACATTCCGCCAATGGAAGGAGGGGACCACCAGAAGTGAGATCTACTATCCAG GCGACACCATCGTGCACCAGGCGGGAGAGGCCACGTCAGTGCAGTGGAGTGCAGGCACCTGGATGGTGGAGTACGGCCGGGGCTTCATCCCCTCCACACTCGCCTTCGCCCTGGCTGACACCCTCTTCAGCACTCAGGACTTCGTCACCCTCTTCTACACCCTGCGTGTCTACGCAAAGGGCCTGCTCCTGGAAGCAAATGCCTTCTTCAGCACCTTTGGGTGCTGA
- the GALT gene encoding galactose-1-phosphate uridylyltransferase encodes MPRSAAPGTGSGTRAGTAPAAATPRTARAAAPARRGGAGGWKGPIPPGFRQWGGMEPSLAGSAEGGDRFRASEHQHVRYNPLRDDWVLVSAHRVKRPWQGQLEKPPPEDVPRWDPKNPLCPGATRANGEVNPKYEGTFIFTNDFPALQPDAPEPDDSDHPLFRAAPARGVCKVMCFHPWSDLTLPLMSLPEIRAVIDAWAELATELGASYPWVQIFENKGAMMGCSNPHPHCQVWASSFLPNEACLEDRTQRQHLSQHGVPMLLEYAEQEARRKERLVVENADWLVVVPYWATWPYQTLLLPRRHVCRLQDLSDTEKDSLASIMQRLLIKYDNLFEVSFPYSMGWHGAPTGPYLEEDCRHWQLHAHYYPPLLRSATVRKFMVGYEMLAQAQRDLTPEQAAERLRSLPEVHYKKRAEKV; translated from the exons ATGCCGCGCTCCGCCGCccccggcaccgggagcgggaCCCGGGCCGGGaccgcccccgccgcggccACGCCACGCACGGCCCGGGCGGCTGcgccggcgcggcggggcggggcgggaggcTGGAAGGGGCCGATCCCGCCGGGTTTCCGGCAGTGGGGAGGCATGGAGCCTTCGCTGGCGGGTTCGGCTGAGGGGGGCGACCGCTTCCGCGCCAGCG AGCACCAGCACGTTCGGTACAACCCGCTGCGGGACGACTGGGTGCTGGTGTCGGCCCACCGGGTTAAGCGCCCTTGGCAGGGTCAGCTTGAGAAGCCACCCCCCGAGGATGTGCCCCGCTGGGACCCCAAGAACCCACTCTGCCCTGGGGCCACCCGGGCCAACGGCGAG GTGAACCCCAAGTACGAGGGTACTTTCATCTTCACAAATGActtccctgcactgcagcctgATGCTCCAGAGCCTG ATGACAGTGATCACCCCTTGTTTCGAGCTGCCCCAGCTCGGGGCGTGTG CAAAGTGATGTGTTTCCACCCCTGGTCGGACCTGACGCTGCCCCTCATGTCCCTGCCAGAGATTCGGGCTGTCATCGATGCGTGGGCAGAGCTGGCGACGGAGCTGGGTGCTTCCTACCCCTGGGTGCAG ATCTTCGAGAACAAGGGAGCCATGATGGGCTGCTCCAACCCGCACCCCCACTGCCAG GTGTGGGCCAGCAGCTTCCTCCCGAACGAGGCGTGCCTGGAGGACCGGACCCAGCGCCAGCACCTAAGCCAGCATGGTGTGCCCATGCTGCTGGAGTACGCTGAGCAGGAGGCTCGCCGAAAG gagcGGCTGGTGGTGGAGAATGCAGACTGGCTGGTCGTGGTGCCATACTGGGCTACCTGGCCCTAccagaccctgctgctgccccgccGTCATGTCTGTCGCCTCCAGGACCTCAGTGACACTGAGAAGGACA GCCTGGCCTCCATCATGCAGAGGCTGCTCATCAAGTATGACAACCTCTTCGAAGTCTCCTTCCCCTACTCCATGGGCTGGCACG GAGCCCCCACAGGCCCCTACCTGGAGGAGGACTGCAGGCACTGGCAGCTCCATGCCCACTACTACCCGCCGCTGCTGCGCTCCGCCACCGTCCGCAAGTTCATGGTGGGATATGAGATGCTGGCTCAGGCACAGAGGGACCTCACTCCGGAGCAG